A stretch of the Deinococcus sp. Leaf326 genome encodes the following:
- a CDS encoding exonuclease SbcCD subunit D — translation MRVLHTADFHAGRMLRGFDRTPEIHDALTEIAALARTERADAVLVSGDLFDTGNPSAGAEHAVFDFFLRLRDASIPGVVIAGNHDSAARLASVTGLLGWVGVQVVAQPTANPLDMVRRIETKSGETLTVGALPYLSERRLVKAADLLGGDTGTWRQKYREGMGFFLRRLGEGFSAGSVNMLMAHATMDGAVPSGSDRGMQFDLTNSYTLSGLQLPAGAQYVALGHVHKPQTVSEAPLACYPGSVIQLDFGESGEKKQVNLIEVEAGRPARVHALPLASGRELRTLRVDLEQVEARLSGLQGFGGLLKVVVRAPAGTALPGLKDRVLKLAPNTLAVELDAAQEDLALPEQKREGLSLMELYERYWRERRGELPQDLRAAFREADLQAQEGEPEAVA, via the coding sequence ATGCGCGTACTTCACACCGCCGATTTCCACGCCGGGCGGATGCTGCGCGGTTTCGACCGCACTCCCGAGATTCACGACGCCCTGACCGAGATCGCGGCCCTCGCGCGCACCGAACGCGCCGACGCCGTGCTCGTGTCGGGCGACCTGTTCGACACGGGCAACCCGTCGGCGGGGGCCGAGCACGCGGTCTTCGACTTTTTCCTGCGGCTACGCGACGCGAGTATTCCGGGCGTGGTCATCGCCGGGAACCACGACTCGGCCGCGCGGCTCGCCAGCGTGACGGGGCTGCTGGGCTGGGTGGGCGTGCAGGTGGTGGCCCAGCCGACCGCCAACCCGCTGGATATGGTGCGCCGGATCGAGACGAAGAGCGGCGAGACGCTGACGGTGGGCGCGCTGCCCTACCTGTCCGAGCGGCGGCTGGTCAAGGCGGCCGACCTGCTGGGCGGCGACACCGGGACGTGGCGGCAGAAATACCGCGAGGGCATGGGCTTTTTTCTGCGGCGACTGGGCGAGGGCTTCTCGGCAGGCAGCGTGAACATGCTCATGGCCCACGCCACGATGGACGGCGCGGTGCCCAGCGGCTCCGACCGGGGGATGCAGTTCGACCTCACCAACAGCTACACCCTCTCGGGCCTGCAACTGCCGGCCGGGGCGCAGTACGTGGCGCTGGGGCACGTGCACAAGCCGCAGACGGTCAGCGAGGCGCCTCTGGCCTGCTACCCCGGCAGCGTCATCCAGCTCGATTTCGGCGAGAGCGGCGAGAAGAAGCAGGTCAACCTGATTGAAGTAGAGGCTGGGCGCCCGGCGCGCGTGCACGCCCTGCCGCTGGCGAGCGGGCGTGAGCTGAGGACCCTGCGGGTGGATCTGGAGCAGGTCGAGGCGCGGCTCTCGGGTCTCCAGGGCTTCGGCGGGCTGCTCAAGGTGGTCGTGCGGGCGCCCGCCGGAACCGCGCTGCCGGGCCTGAAGGACCGCGTGCTGAAGCTGGCCCCCAACACCCTAGCGGTCGAACTCGACGCGGCGCAGGAGGACCTGGCCCTGCCCGAGCAGAAGCGCGAGGGCCTGAGCCTGATGGAACTGTACGAGCGCTACTGGCGCGAGCGGCGAGGTGAGTTGCCCCAGGACCTGCGCGCCGCCTTCCGCGAGGCCGATCTCCAGGCCCAGGAAGGCGAGCCGGAGGCGGTGGCGTGA
- a CDS encoding ATP-dependent RecD-like DNA helicase, producing MTAASPTEPFRVSGGVNRVRFRSDSGFTVMTARIRNDEGEDPDATVIGLMPPLEAGDSFSADVLLEEHREYGHQYRVLNMVLEATPADLTEAGVAAYLEARVGGVGKVLAARLAKAFGAEAFDLLEHDPQRLLQVPGVTQSTLHKMVSSWSQQGLERRLLAGLQGLGLSISQAQRAVKHFGETALERLQADLFALTEVEGIGFLTADKLWQGAGGEQGDPRRLTAAAVYALQQAAQQSGHSFLPRDRAERGVAHYTRVSPEQARLAVETAVELGRLKDDSVGDTSRIYLPPVLRAEKKLATLVRTLLATPPGGDEWTVTVGAEVGLSDEQASVLHLMEAHRLVVLTGGPGTGKSTTTRAVADLAESLGLEVGLCAPTGKAARRLGEVTGRTASTVHRLLGYGPAGFRHNHLEPAPYDLLIVDEVSMMGDGLMLSLLAAVPPGARVLLVGDTDQLPPVDAGLPLLALTQVAPTVTLTQVYRQAAENPIIRAAHGLLHAQAPEWGDPRLTLTETEPDVGARRVALMVRDLGGPAAVQVLTPMRKGPLGMDALNAQLQSLFNPGEGGVRIAEGHARPGDTVVQTKNDYTNEIFNGTLGMVLKADGGRLTVDFDGNIVELAGAELFNLQLGYALTVHRAQGSEWPQVLGVLHEAHMPMLSRNLVYTALTRARDRFHAAGSASAWVRAAARQREARNTALLERIQAR from the coding sequence ATGACCGCAGCCTCCCCAACCGAGCCGTTCCGGGTGTCCGGGGGCGTAAACCGAGTGCGCTTCCGGTCCGACAGCGGCTTTACCGTCATGACCGCCCGGATTCGCAACGACGAGGGCGAGGACCCCGACGCCACCGTTATCGGCTTGATGCCGCCGCTGGAGGCGGGCGACAGCTTCAGCGCCGACGTGCTGCTCGAAGAACACCGCGAGTACGGCCACCAGTACCGTGTGCTGAACATGGTCCTGGAGGCCACGCCCGCCGACCTCACCGAGGCCGGGGTTGCCGCCTACCTCGAAGCGCGCGTGGGCGGGGTCGGCAAGGTGCTCGCCGCCCGGCTCGCCAAGGCCTTCGGGGCCGAAGCTTTCGACCTGCTGGAACACGACCCGCAGCGCCTGTTGCAGGTGCCGGGCGTCACCCAGAGCACCCTGCACAAGATGGTGTCGAGCTGGAGCCAGCAGGGGCTCGAGCGGCGGCTGCTCGCGGGACTCCAGGGCCTGGGCCTGAGCATCTCGCAGGCGCAGCGGGCCGTGAAGCATTTCGGCGAGACGGCTCTGGAACGCCTCCAAGCCGACCTCTTCGCCCTCACTGAGGTCGAGGGCATAGGGTTCCTGACTGCCGACAAGCTGTGGCAGGGCGCGGGCGGCGAGCAGGGCGACCCCCGGCGCCTCACGGCCGCCGCCGTGTACGCGCTGCAACAGGCCGCGCAGCAGAGCGGCCACAGCTTCCTGCCGCGCGACCGGGCCGAGCGCGGCGTGGCGCACTACACCCGCGTCTCGCCCGAGCAGGCCCGGCTCGCGGTCGAGACGGCAGTCGAACTCGGCCGCCTCAAGGACGACAGCGTGGGTGACACCAGCCGCATCTATCTGCCGCCCGTACTGCGCGCCGAGAAGAAGCTCGCCACGCTGGTCCGTACCCTGCTCGCCACGCCCCCCGGCGGCGACGAGTGGACGGTGACGGTGGGCGCGGAGGTCGGGCTGTCGGACGAGCAGGCCAGCGTGCTGCACCTCATGGAGGCGCACCGCCTGGTCGTCCTGACCGGCGGTCCCGGCACCGGCAAGAGCACGACCACCCGCGCGGTCGCCGACCTCGCCGAGTCGCTGGGGCTGGAAGTCGGGCTGTGCGCGCCGACCGGCAAGGCGGCGCGGCGGCTGGGCGAGGTGACGGGCCGCACGGCGAGCACGGTGCACCGCCTGCTGGGCTACGGCCCGGCGGGGTTCCGGCACAACCACCTCGAACCCGCGCCCTACGACCTGCTCATCGTGGACGAAGTCTCGATGATGGGCGACGGCCTGATGCTCTCGCTGCTCGCGGCAGTGCCGCCGGGCGCGCGGGTGCTGCTCGTGGGCGACACCGACCAGTTGCCCCCGGTGGACGCCGGGTTGCCGCTGCTGGCGCTGACCCAGGTGGCCCCGACCGTCACGCTGACGCAGGTGTACCGCCAGGCAGCCGAGAACCCCATCATTCGCGCGGCGCACGGTCTGCTGCACGCCCAGGCTCCCGAGTGGGGCGACCCCCGCCTGACCCTCACCGAGACCGAGCCGGACGTGGGGGCCCGCCGCGTGGCCCTGATGGTGCGTGACCTCGGCGGGCCGGCGGCGGTGCAGGTGCTCACGCCCATGCGCAAGGGGCCGCTGGGCATGGACGCCCTGAACGCGCAGCTCCAGAGCCTGTTCAACCCCGGCGAGGGCGGCGTGCGCATCGCCGAGGGCCACGCCCGCCCCGGCGACACGGTCGTGCAGACCAAGAACGACTACACGAACGAGATCTTTAACGGCACGCTGGGCATGGTTCTCAAGGCCGACGGGGGCCGCCTGACGGTGGACTTCGACGGCAACATCGTCGAGCTCGCGGGCGCGGAGCTGTTCAACCTGCAACTCGGCTATGCCCTGACAGTCCACCGCGCGCAGGGGAGCGAGTGGCCGCAGGTGCTCGGTGTGCTGCATGAGGCCCACATGCCGATGCTCTCGCGCAATCTGGTCTACACCGCCCTGACCCGTGCCCGTGACCGCTTCCACGCCGCCGGCTCGGCTTCCGCCTGGGTGCGCGCCGCCGCTCGGCAGCGGGAGGCGCGCAACACGGCACTCCTCGAACGGATTCAGGCGAGATGA
- the arsB gene encoding arsenical efflux pump membrane protein ArsB, with product MLAVLILVVTVALVIWRPGGYAEAWFALAGAALALLTGVVHVGDLPTLWNATWNATLTLVALIALSLLLDAAGLFRWAALHVARWGGGSGRRLLALLVVFTAVVAAIFANDGGVLILTPIVLELASALKLNRAATVAFALAVGFVVDAASLPLPISNLTNIIAADHFGWNFAEYVRVMLPVNLAVVIACLVTLLLVYGRTLPKRYDLGELPNPADAVRSWGVFRAGWVALAALLIGVFTAERLGVPLSAVVGACAAGVALVAAHSRAVQTWAVLRRAPWGVVVFSLGMYTVVYGLRGAGVTGLYGDWMAAQAEHGRLAAVLAPGLSVAALSAGLNNLPALLTALLGLDHIQTASRDLLGYAALVGADIGPKLTPIGSLATLLWLHILRGRDVEVGWGEYLKAGLILTPPVLMVGLLTLWLVY from the coding sequence CCGTGGCCCTGGTGATCTGGCGGCCCGGCGGGTACGCCGAGGCGTGGTTCGCGCTGGCGGGTGCGGCGTTGGCCCTCTTGACCGGTGTAGTGCACGTCGGCGACCTGCCGACCCTGTGGAACGCCACCTGGAACGCCACGCTGACCCTGGTGGCCCTCATCGCGCTGAGCCTGCTGCTCGACGCGGCGGGACTGTTCCGCTGGGCCGCGCTGCACGTCGCACGCTGGGGCGGGGGCAGCGGCCGGCGTCTGCTCGCGCTGCTGGTCGTGTTCACGGCCGTGGTCGCGGCGATCTTTGCCAACGACGGGGGCGTGCTCATCCTCACGCCCATCGTGCTGGAACTGGCCTCGGCCCTCAAGCTCAACCGCGCCGCCACGGTCGCCTTCGCGCTCGCGGTGGGCTTCGTGGTGGACGCGGCCAGCCTGCCCCTGCCGATCTCGAACCTGACCAACATCATCGCCGCCGACCACTTCGGCTGGAACTTCGCCGAGTACGTGCGGGTCATGCTGCCAGTGAACCTGGCGGTGGTGATCGCGTGTCTGGTCACGCTGCTGCTGGTCTACGGCCGCACGCTGCCCAAGCGCTACGACTTGGGCGAGCTGCCCAACCCAGCCGACGCCGTGCGATCGTGGGGCGTGTTCCGGGCGGGGTGGGTGGCGCTGGCCGCCCTGCTGATCGGGGTCTTTACGGCCGAGCGTCTGGGCGTACCGCTCTCGGCGGTGGTCGGGGCCTGCGCCGCCGGAGTCGCGCTGGTGGCGGCCCACAGCCGCGCCGTGCAGACCTGGGCGGTGCTGCGCCGCGCGCCCTGGGGCGTGGTGGTCTTCAGCCTGGGCATGTATACGGTGGTGTATGGCCTGCGCGGCGCGGGCGTGACCGGCCTATACGGCGACTGGATGGCCGCCCAGGCTGAACACGGCCGCCTAGCCGCCGTGCTGGCCCCCGGCCTGAGCGTCGCCGCCCTGAGTGCGGGCCTGAACAACCTGCCCGCCCTGCTCACGGCCCTGCTGGGCCTGGACCACATCCAGACGGCCAGCCGCGACCTGCTGGGCTACGCCGCCCTGGTCGGCGCGGATATCGGCCCCAAGCTCACGCCCATCGGCTCGCTCGCCACGCTGCTGTGGCTGCACATCCTGCGCGGGCGGGACGTGGAGGTGGGCTGGGGCGAATACCTCAAGGCCGGCCTGATCCTGACGCCCCCGGTGCTGATGGTTGGCCTGTTGACGCTGTGGCTGGTGTACTAG